The Henningerozyma blattae CBS 6284 chromosome 7, complete genome region GAGCAAACTACTTCAATTCCAGATGAGCAAACTATATCAACCTTAGCTCAACAAACTACATCGAGCCCACAACAAGAGCAAACCACCTCTAATATCCTTGATCAAAATACACTTGAACAGAGTACTTCAAACCAATTTGTTGCACAAACCACCTTCAACACATTTAAGCCAACTACCTCAAACTCAGATTTTGAACAACATACTTCTAATTTACAACCTATTCAAAGTATTTCTAGTACAATTAAACAGACTGCTCCTAGTACCCAAACTACTTCTAACACACAATTATCTCAGCAGATTACTTCTAACCAATTCACACAAGAAATTACATCTAGTTCTCCACCAATTGAACAAAGTACATCCAGTACGGATGTCATTCAACAAACAATTCCTAGCACTACTAgtctaattttttctagTACAGATGAAgtacaaataattatatctAGTGATAGTGTAATCGAACAAGTTATTTCAAGCACTCAAGCTGTGGAACAAGGATCTTCTAACTCTCTAGTATTTGACCAAACTACTTCGATGACTCAAATCGTAGAGCAAGTTACATCTAGTACACCAGAATTTATTCAAACTACTTCAAATACTCAAGTACTGGAGCAAGTCACCTCTAGTATACCACCTCAACTTATTACTTCTGATTCTCAAAACCAACCAGTTACTTCTAGTACTCCTATTATTGAACAAGTTATCTCTAACATCCCAACTTTTGATCAAACTACTTCGAGCATTCAAAATAGTGAACTACTAACCTCTAATAGCCTTGCTCTTGAGCAAACTACTTCGAGTGTTCAAATTGATGAACAAGTCATTTCTAGTTCTCAAACTTTTGTTCAGACTACTTTTAGTGTCCAAGCAAGTATACAATCGTCATTTAATAGCTTAACAATTGATCAATCTTCTTCGAATACCCAATATACAGAACAACTTATCTCTAGTTCTATTATTTCAACCGATGAACAAACCATCTCTAACGGTCAGATACTCAGTCAAACTACTTCTACTTTCCAATTGAGTGAGTCACCTTCCTCTGATATCCCAATCTTTGATCAAACTACTTCTACTGGTACCACTAGCCAAGCCATATCTGAAATTCAAACTCCTGGGCAACCTTTTTCTAGTACACCCGCATTCAGCCAATATACCTCTAGTACTCCAGTTATCAAACAATCTACCCAAAGTATATCGACCACATCTAGTCTTCAACTTATATCAACTAGTTCAAACACACAATTCACTCCTACTAGTTCCAGTAATGAAGATTTCAATGGGCTTATTTTAAGTTCCAATACAGTTTCAACAATATCTAACTCTCAGAGTACCCCAATGATTACTAGTACATCTGAAATTTTACCAGTTTCAAGCATTGATATCTTGTCTAAAACTGCATCTACTAATACCAACATAGAATCATCCACCACAGATTTAAACTCTAATACTTTGCCTATATCTAATGGTGAAAGTTTACTAACTTCTTCTCTAACTTCTACTACGTTAGATATCTCTACAGCTTCTTCTATGAAAACTGTATCATCTACCACTCTTCCTATTGTTCTATCTTCTTCAGTTTCTGAATCACCAGCTGACGTTAGTTCAGCCAACTCCCCTTCGGAACTCAGCCAATCAGTTATGGAGCCAACTTTTAAATCGAGCACAGGCTCAATAGCTTTCATCTCTACAGACCAATCTTCATTCCCCTCAGAACACTGGTCATCTGAAAATACTTATAAATCATCCTTAGTTTCACaagataatattgaatCTACTGTGTCAAAAACAAGTGATCTTTTAGATTCAGTATCAACTTCTTCATCACCTACTTCTGTAATGGATCCTTCATTAAGCTCAAGCTATGGTTCCCTATCTGAAAGTATTGTAATTTCAGAAACTTCCGCCAGCGTCTCATCAACTTTGCCATCACAAGAACAAATTTCCAACATTCTACCAACTTCCTCAACATTGTTATCAACCACTTCTATAGACTCCTCTTCTGAAGAATCTATTGAAAGTACTTCATCTTCCATTCTATCCGTTTCTGCAATTTATTCATCAAATACTGTTACAGAATCACAAGCTCTCTCAATTGATGAATCGTCTATTGAACACACACTATCTGAGTCATCTACCTCTGTTAGCATAGTACTATCTAATTCACCTTATTCATCTGGAAAGCTTTCCtccaatttaataataccaaCTAGAAGTTACCTTTCTTCCGAGGCACAACACTCAGATCATTCTTTTACTACCAGCCAGATTATGGAAAGTTCAACTAGAAGCTTTACTTCTAAAGCTATCTCATCACAGGATACTTTATCTACTAGTCTGACAAGTAGCAACCTTGCTCAAACTTATCAATCTTCTGAAATAACTTCAGAGGAATCTACCTCTACTAGCAAGATTATAGAAAGTTCAACTAGAAGCTACCAAACTTCTATTCTGACTTCATCACAGCACACGTTTTCTACCACTCAAACAAGCGGAAACTCCACCCAAACTCAAGACCCTTCTGAAGTGAATTCTAAAGAGCATACCTCATCTACTAATTACATCACAACAAGCTCAATTAGTAAGCCGCAAACTTCCATTCTGATCTCATCAGAGCATACATTTTCTACCACTAAAACTAGTGGAAACTCGACTAGAACTTCTCTCCCATCTGAATTGATTTTACCGGAACACACTTCTTCTACTAATCAAGCTATTGAAAGTTCAACCAAGCCACAGACCTATTCCTCACTTATTTCACCTAGCTTTACATCGATTTCTAGCGAATCACATAAGTTCCGTTCTGAGCAGTCGACTTCTTCTGTCAATTATATTACTTCTTCTACTACATCAGAACTTGTATCTCCAATTAGTTCTCATTCTATTCATTCTACTACAACAAAAATTTCTGAAAGTGATTTTACTAACTctaaattttcttctacTTCAAAAAGCTTTTCAGAAAAAACTTTGTCAACTTCTGAATTAACGTCACCATCCCCAGAGTCCTTTACTGAAACCTCTGTCACTGAAATCTCAAGCAACAAATCACCAAACTCATCATACCATTCTGAAACGACCCCCCCAGTTGTTCAAAGTAGCAAACCAAAAACTATTGTTCCAACTTCATCTATTAAATCTACTATTGAACCTAATTCAGAAAGTAACTCCAATGTGTTCACATCGTCTGTAGCTGAAACTTCACTTCCACCTTCTCAATTACTACCTTCAGATATCGAATCTTCAACTTTTACTTCATctgaaatatatttcacTTCCTCAGCACCATCAAGTACAATTACTAGACAATCAAACTGGTGGATTCCTACTTCCTTAGCTGTTGCATCAACTATGAATTCCACCGATACTTCTACATTACCAACCCAAGCAATTCCACAAGCAATTGGCTCAGTTGAGCAACCTCCAGCACCAGAAAATCACTCCTTAATCACCATtggttttaaaaaagaattaaattatgAATTTGTTGTATCTCATCCAATGTCAGGAGCTCagattataaattatttaccaAACACTCTAGTTAATGCATTTTTTGGTAATGTGACAAACATATCAGTTAACAACTTGGTGCCATATAATGATACGAAATctgattatttaattacaATTGCTACAGTTTACTTCCCCACTGATGAAATTAAACATTTGCGCGAATTAATTCACGATAAATCAAGCAGTTTTTATACTGCAAGCCAAGATGTTGCAAGACAATTAGCTAACTTAGTTGATCCATCAATTCCTTTAACTGGCCTAAATCTCTTCGGTAACAGTGACgataccaataataataacccATACTCTCcagataattcaaattctgaAGGTATCGGTACTTTGGATGTTTCACCAATTAACAAAGTAAGTGTcctgaaaaataattctggTGCATTAAACACCAAGGGTAAAGTTACAGGCTTAATAATTGGTGTAGTTATTGGCGGTTGTTGTCTCATTGCTTTATCTATCTTCTCTATTGGTCATTTCATTATGAAACGTCATAATGCTAACGTCACTGAAGAAACAAATATTGTGGACCATTTCAATTTTActaaaaaaagtaatattaGCACTCTTCATAGCAATTTAacagaaaaattttcaaggAGATCTCATAATTTTGATGATCCAAATGAAAGAATCAATAGTTGGATGGATAACAATTATTTTGGTGACGTAGAAGATACCTATACTGGGACTGCAGAAATTGGTATGAGAGCCAAAggattaaaaatatctcaCCCAATCGCAAGCGAAAATTCACTGGGTTGGAATATTGTCTAAGATACTATTTCATTTGCCTagtttatttaaaagaatcaaCGCTATTCCTCATTTCATATCTTGTCTGTCTTTTCATTtgacatttttttcttttctaaaCCTATcatttaaacaataatatcataCTAATAATACCCTTCATTTTCATCCGCTTTCCCCCTTCTTTTCCGTCTGTTTTTATCTTCATTCATAATCTATTATACCATTTTGGTATCTATAATAATACCCTTAAACCATATGTTCACTTCTCTTTTGCACACTTTTCATTTCgttttttcatatttcatattatcatcataattttaaatcattcCTTTTACTTAAAAAGTaacatttaaatatatatactattatatTCTGATTCACTCACTGCCACGTATTTTGATGCTAGTAACTAGCTTTATGAAGTAGTTgatataatttcattaattacTTTACTATTAAGtagataaataaattttttttaataatgttaCTTCTTCCtaatagtattttttttttattattagtattttttcttaatgaAATTGTGACGTAGGtaatagtagtagtagCAGCAGTTCGGGATTTTTACTTTTCAATGTTTCCGATCcaagaaaatcaaaatatatctCAACTGTTTGAGAAAGTGGAATGGCAATTTAGGTATACATCAATTCGAGGAAGATTTGATTAAGTATTCATTAATTCACGggtaaaaatttaaacaagggtttaaaaaaaaaaaggataaggaaaaatttacccaaatagataaaaactaataactaattgaattaaactAATATCAATCATATATACAAACATATACAAGTTATCGCATATATACAATGTCACGTCTTAGAAGAGTTAATCGTAAAGTTCTAGAAATGGGTGTTGAAGATTTCCCCATGGATACTAGTGAGCAAGATAAATTGATTGAAaagtttgaaaaagaaaatatagtTCGTGATAAACGATATATTAATGTTATATTCGGGTCGTTACTCATAattagtttattttatccatatcttttgaataatgaTCATCTAATGGacaaagaattaattaaatccaAAAAGTATTTGAAAACAGCTTTAAGCATTGGTAGTCGATCTATACAATGCTCTGCTATTACCCTAAGGTATGAAGTCTTAAGGGAttatgaaatattaaataaaatcaagatgaaaattgataataataagataaaTTTAGTCAacataattctaataatactgGCCAACTGGATCATAGTGAGCCACTGGGAAGATTTACAATTTATTGAGTTAGTTATCTTGGAGATTCCAGTTATGATTTTTGTATTGACAATTTCTATCAAAAGATGGGGATTTCAAATAGAGACTAGTATTGATGAATTACGTGGCTTGAAGTAcgaatataaaaatgtgTAGATAggtaaatatatatataaattgttttattcGGTCAACTATATTGCACGAATATAAAACCAAGCACtgataattaaatatcaCGTGACAATGATAAATTCTTCCAAAAAATGATTTCGCCCAGGATCGAACTGGGGACGTTCTGCGTGTTAAGCAGATGCCATAACCAACTAGACCACGAAACCATATATTTCTTGTTTTCTATTATATAGTGATCTGGTGAGTATTTTACAGATGACTATAACCCAGCATCACTATGTCACAAAGTTTTCGAATTAATATAGAGTTATAAAGCGAATCAAATAAGGAAAGCAAAAAAGGGAAAAACCTTCACTTTTTGCTTCATTGGGTAAACGATAACCCCAGAGCCTTTGTAGGAACAGTTCTAAACCAATTACTCGTTGGATCCGATTACTGAACAAGCAAAGATTTGCTGACATGATGGTCCTGAAACTGTTTTACCATAACCACAGGATGAAACTTATCGACTAGCCCAATTAAAGATGACGCAATCGATCGCccaaattaaaaacaataaaaatacactCAAACACTAGAGCCGGGTTTCATATAGGCACTATTATTGCCACAACACTTCTCCCCTAAGGTGGAGGGTTTCAAGATCATGGCCTATTTGTGACGCGTGCCAGGCACTTCCGGATCATTTCTCCAGGAACCTTTAGTTCTAGGGAGGTCACGTTGCTCCCATTACGGGTAACTACCTAATCTGACCACTTAAATCAGattccaaaaaaagaaaatatgaGAAATGTTCTATAAATAGCGAACTTGCCTGCTTCGCCAATTTTCGCGATATGCTTGAATCTGGAAATAACAAAACAAAGCTCATCACAACGGACCCAATCGGTATGTCCAATTTCAGATAAAATGACCAAAATGGAAAATGGcgaaagtgaaaaaaaatgaaagaaaAGAACTATTCGGGAATGAACAGCCATTCATTCTTGTTGTAAACACCAGCATAATCAGCTATTAAACATCAATATCTGGGCAAAATCGGATAAATCAAGTTTCATTCAAGTAAAATAATTCCCTCCATTCGGTAACAAAAGGAAAGGTTGGCGTAGAAGTATGTTTGCTCTGACACGTTAAGTGAAAcaactttctttttttatttttaatttttttatgttattttcaaattttcgTTGGCTTCCATTTTATATCAACAAAGGTCATACATATCGAGACGTATTCCAGTATTTGTTGTTGGCtatgaaataatattatattatacttCAAGGAGTTTGTTATTATACAAGACTATGCTTAAAGTTTAGACCAACTATATCttcaattcttcttttattgaATATAGCTAGGCCATTAAACATATATTTTGCACATACAACAGATTATAATAAGATACCATAATACAGTTATACattaaacaaacaaacaataTATTATCATAGTTTTCTAACTAAAGTCATTCGTTCGCtcaagaatatatataccaTAAAACATACCCAATCCATTTCTTTTCCAAATGGTCACATTgaacaaattatttttaatatccaTACCATTATGGAATGTAGCACATTCCCAATTGGCAAACCCCAATGATTATTTCAATGAAAacgatgataataatacaacttCCTCGAATACACCAAGGCTGCATGGAACCACTTCAATATTAGCCCCGACTTCCTCTACACAAACTTCAACTAGCGTGGTGTTGCCctcaacaacaattataaaCCCAATCCCATCTTCTGCATTTTCATCTTCGACAGATACAACAAGTATATATTCACCCTCTTCAGAGTCCTCAACTTCAATTCGGCCTTTGGTACcctcttcttcatcttctacCACAACTACTTTTACTCCATCCACTAGTTCCTCTACTTCTACAACCAGTACAACTAGTGTTATATCgtcatcttcatcaacaataataatatcatcatcatcagtGTCatctatttcttcttctgcaACATCAACATCATCTCTATCATCGTCAGTTGATCAGACCTCCTCAACTGGGTTTACATCTTCCCTATCAAGCTCATCATCAATTTCTACAAGTTCATCTAGCTCCAGTGCTTCACATTCATCGTCACATTTTTCATCAGATACCACTCAGGTGaaagatttgaataattcCACTTCAACTTCTTCAACATATTCAAGTTCATCTACTTCTAGATCATCATCTTCCATTTCTTCATCTACATCACCATCTTCTTCACACTCAAAAAGATTGACCACCTATGAATCTAAAGCTACATCCACTGAACCAAGAACTATCACTAGTATGGTTCATGGCTCACAAATTGTTTCTGTTTATAATGTAACAGTTACATATACTGCAACTACCACTTCTGATCTAGGTTCCAATTATAAAAGTAACAATCATCATGGtctaacaaaaaaaaatagaaatatcGTCATTGGTGTTGTTGTTGGGGTCGGTGTTCCTATTCTTTTAGCCATTGCTTTATTCTCATATTTGTTCTGtattaaatctaaaaaGACCGATTTCATTGATTCCAATGGTAAAGTTGTTACTGCATATAAGGCGAACATTTTTACAAGCTGGTGGTATTCTCTATTGGGTAAAGATATCagtaataaatatgaaacAAATTCTCCATTAGGAACTGATATTGGTGTCTTAGATGCTACCGCAGATTTTGGTGGTAGTGCTAGTAGTTCAtatgatgaagatttttcatctttatcattAGATTCTAGTAATGCCAATAGGAATAGTAGTCCAAACCATGGCAGTATATCAAGAAACGGTACTCGTTCTACAATTGATCATGatatatttagaaatatcaGTGGTGCTGGTGAGAAGAGTTCCTTAGGTATAGCTAACAAATCAACAACAGATATGGAAGAGACGTATAGTTTAAATGGCGATGATTTGGAAGATATAGTGATACCAAACAATAACATGGTAAGTCCAACAACTTCAACAATGAGAAGTCCGAATACAACATCAGTTTTAgatccaaataataaccTGAGAAATAATGTtcataatttcaataaaaacaatagCAACAATCATGATAATTACAGTGGTGGATTAAATGCAAGAAACTACTGATCGTTCAGATCCacataaaatataattgaaaattttaatttcaccatccaaatatattattctttccttttttaatttttttttactgaAAAAATGTCcattttttccttttgtCATTTTGTATTTACATCACAAATCttcatttcattttattttttacttcATACATTTTTGTACATTCATTTTGCCTTTTAATCCACTTGGAGATTCTTTTCTCTTTATTCCACCTCTTTTGCATGGCTTTTTATTTGGCtttaaacaatatattttcGCCACTAATAAAACTTAGAGCAAGCATGCAAGTAACTTCCCATACCAAAAGTGAATGCccttcattattatattatatatatatatttcaacaCAATCCCTTTAATTCCACTAGAAACACTTTATCTTCACACCCCTCTTTAAgtagattattatttcttctttaataaGTTTctacttttaattttattcttctttttttatatatatatttaaattatactTTATAATAAACCCATATCCACAATAAAAATCAACAATTTTATGTATATTCATATACATTCGTACgcatacatatatatttatataaatttaataaaaaggTGCAAACATTATAGTATCCAGCTGATTTGAAAGAATCGtggaaaaatataatataatctGAGATTTCTCAGGTATCGCTATAAAATAATCTAATAGTTGTTCGAAAAAGTTCACTGAAACAATAGTTAGTTATACTGATAATTAATAAgtttaagaatttttatttgaatttgaaaaacatatattgaaaaatatgcaATTATGGTTTCTAAAATCAGTTCTCAAATAACAGCATTGGgtaaacaaaaaaacaaaacaaaacaaaactgGATCTTTACATAGCTAGATAcaactatatatatttttaataaagtaaattagaataaaccacattttttaaacatttttcttaaagaaaaaaaagtcaCCACTTTTTATAATAGTTTTTTAATacatacaaaaaaattgttaagAGGACAATTACTACCTGATACAATATCTTGAGTGGAATGTTCTAAATAAGAAAGGGATTATAtcttaatttatatatcgTACATTTAGAATCTATAAGTAAAGTTCTGGCTTAATCGTAAGTTAGCCTCACTTATATATACTTGAAAACTGAATGTCATTATCATATCATTAGGATGATGTGTGTATTTCCAAAATAGTCATTATCAAGTATTGGATGATTAAAAGAATCATGTTGGCAAAGGTTGctaacaaaaaaaagaaataaataagaaatgAGTTATTTAGATATAGGAGTATGACACAAGCAATAGTTTAGTCCTCCTCTTTcgtatatttattaaatatcttCAGAAGGAGAACTTTGGTAGACTCTAGATATAATCGAATCCTTGTTAAATAGAGAAGATGCAGCACTTATGCAGGTCTCGCAGAATGAAGGAGTCATacaattcaataatatgCTGGAGTATTATTGTAGTATTGCAGTATTGAGTTATCGGAGTTATTTTAAATCGCCATGTGATTAAAATCCCCGATAGTTTAATGGTTAGAATGGGCGCTTGTCGCGTGCCAGATCGGGGTTCAATTCCCCGTCGAGGagatgattttttttggaaaattattGAGATCACGTGGGtaaaattattgttgtttGCATCAAGTATATCAGACTATTGAgtagaattttttattgatttttttttttcttttttacaAAACTTAACGTTCCAAAAATATCTAATTAATTTCTAAacctaatttatttttgttttagtTCATAATGCTTTTCCTTAAACAATTGCATTGCCAAGCTTCCGTAAAAAAGGGGCGAAGAGACAATGAATCTATAAAACCATATAGAAAAAGCAATTATatgtaatatataataatataatactaacagaaaagaaattaaaataacgctaaaaatataatttgatttttattcaaatgattgTTAGCAAAGCTACTATCAAAATTAGCTAATACATTATTAACCTTACAATACTCTAGGAGAGAGTTTTATTACAGATATTACACAATGGCTAATACTATTAAGGTTATTAGAAAGAGAACTGCAAAATCCAAAATAGATCCTTTAAGCAAACAAAGACTCATCTGGTTGGCAGGTCATGCAGTTACTCTAATCTTTGGGACTATATTTAGTATAATGTATtttcataaaattttattctttttcagATACTATAATTGGAggtatttatttttaataagatactcaaagaaaagaaatttggAGAGAAATAtacttaaaaaatttattgaacGATTCTTAACTacaataatttataaactAGCGTTAATAGGGTTTTTTACAAGTGGGGTTATCACATTGAAACAAGATTGGGATGGGTTAAACCCAACATGGTATGATTTACTGAGCTCAGaaaatttccaatatttaatgattaCTACCTTATGGATTTTAACACCAAACAATTCCTTTTACAGAATCTTACCCTTTTTACTTTTAAGTTTTATGCATCTTAGATATCATGACTTTGAATTTACGATTCCTTTACGACCTAAATCTACTAATCCAACTACTAAGATTCCCACCGTTAAAAAGGACTCGAACTCAGAACAAAGTAAGAACACCCCCAAAGAGACTCCACAATCCATACCCAAAACAGGATCACAAGAAGAtactaaagaaaaattgaatatagCTGCAACTGAGGAGGAACAAATTAGTTTAGATAATTATCATCTCTTAGATTTCATTTCGTACTGTGAGATTGCAGTCGTCATATCATTACTACTAGATTCATTCTTAATGCAAGATGGTACTTCTGGTTTTTGcctaattatatatttggGGATATACTGGTTAAGGCTACAATTTTCGCAATATGCCCAAACTGCTATATTAAGGGTATTGACGAAGTTTGATAGATTTATTCCAGCACATTATGTTAAATATTGGGAGGAGACGAAGAGGTTTGTCTATCATAAATTAAAGGAGAATGAAAAACGTAAAGAGATGTTAACCAAACGTTCTTAGTCATCAGATCATGTGCATAAATAATCATATATTTAACAGTTAGCTACAATGcagtttattttttttttttaaatatttttgttaaagtTATATACCACTTGTTAAACGTTATAATTATAGTAACTATAAATTGATGACTTTTGATTACaaaatgttaataatatataattaaattaattaatttattcagAAGCAGTAGCTCTGGTGTAAATAGCTTGTTTGGAGTGCTTGGAGATTGGAGTAATGATACCCTTAGCTTCTAAATCTCTCAAAGCGACTCTGGCCATGGAACCACCAATCTTTAATCTATCAACCAAGATAGAGACAGAGACGTATCTGTAAGTTGGGACTTCCTTTAAGATTCTGTCGTATTTTTCTTGGTCTAAGATGACAGCGTGAGCGGCCTTGTCCTTGTGGGCCTTCTTGGACCACTTCTTCTTGGACTTCTTACCACCAGCCATAGCGGCAGCGGCTTTAGCAGCTTTAGACAATTGTTGCTTTGGAGGCATGTTTAAATGTTATCTATATCACGGTGATTttccaattaataataaaaaaatcgtACTTGTtagtaaaatattactcctttttttaatagtaaACGACTATAAGCTTGAACTTTAGCAATAACTGCCAATATTCAAACAATAGCTATCATCCATTTGGTACACATACCCTAAACTAACTGGTTCGGTTTGATTAAGAGTCTGTCATTGGGTTGTAGGTTTGTTAGTG contains the following coding sequences:
- the TBLA0G01250 gene encoding 40S ribosomal protein eS25 (similar to Saccharomyces cerevisiae RPS25A (YGR027C) and RPS25B (YLR333C); ancestral locus Anc_4.163); the encoded protein is MPPKQQLSKAAKAAAAMAGGKKSKKKWSKKAHKDKAAHAVILDQEKYDRILKEVPTYRYVSVSILVDRLKIGGSMARVALRDLEAKGIITPISKHSKQAIYTRATASE